Proteins co-encoded in one Coregonus clupeaformis isolate EN_2021a chromosome 5, ASM2061545v1, whole genome shotgun sequence genomic window:
- the mmp20b gene encoding matrix metalloproteinase-20, translating to MTAPTSIPEEEVTALLIGQTQNDLKLATEYLRHYYNLKKEQPLGRIKRYLPSFTSKVKDMQSFFGLNTTGSLDSKTLEVMRTPRCGVSDVEDYSHNNRVNRWNKNVITYSIGRYTSDLPHSTVDSLIESALSVWARASTLTFVRSRTQRADIMVEFATFDHGDAYPFDGSKGTLAHAFGPGEGIGGDAHFDDDETWTAGSKGFNLYLVAAHEFGHSLGLRHSQNPESLMYPTYKSSRSAHNLLSKEDIAIINSLYGPKNSQPYYYSRHGWNPLYNPWLLGSHFPLMMQNKCSPDLSFDAVSTLGDATFFFKDKYLWIKHNQQYDIKAGPINNFMPKIESKIDAAFWVPRRSTAYLIHETMYWTVKGSIVKGKPKPISNFGFPPWVQEVDAAVHIVKTGRTLFFIHNIYYSYNENRRVMDAGYPQYISDDFPGLNTTIDAAVYKDGFIYFFVGPQVYTYDYTQKQVVGTEKANTWLGC from the exons GAGTACCTCCGGCATTATTACAACCTGAAGAAAGAGCAACCTTTGGGTCGGATCAAGCGGTACCTGCCCTCGTTCACCTCCAAGGTGAAGGACATGCAGAGCTTCTTTGGCCTCAACACCACAGGCAGTCTGGACTCTAAGACCCTGGAGGTGATGAGGACCCCTCGCTGTGGGGTCTCTGATGTGGAGGACTACAGTCACAACAACCGAGTCAACCGCTGGAACAAGAACGTCATCACCTACAG CATTGGCAGGTATACCAGTGATTTGCCTCACAGCACGGTGGACTCTCTGATCGAGTCGGCGCTTAGCGTCTGGGCCAGGGCCAGCACTCTGACTTTTGTCAGGTCACGCACACAGAGGGCCGACATCATGGTGGAGTTTGCTACCTTTG ACCACGGTGATGCCTACCCGTTTGATGGGTCTAAGGGCACCTTGGCACATGCTTTTGGCCCTGGAGAGGGAATTGGAGGTGATGCCCACTTTGACGATGATGAAACTTGGACGGCAGGGTCAAAGG GGTTCAACCTGTATCTAGTGGCAGCCCATGAGTTTGGTCATTCTTTAGGCTTAAGGCACTCCCAAAACCCAGAGTCACTGATGTATCCTACATACAAATCCAGTCGCAGTGCACACAACCTGCTCTCCAAAGAGGACATAGCAATAATCAACTCACTTTACG GTCCAAAAAACAGTCAGCCATATTACTACTCCAGACATGGCTGGAATCCACTTTACAACCCCTGGTTACTGGGTTCCCACTTCCCTCTGATGATGCAGAACAAATGTTCCCCTGACCTGTCCTTTGATGCTGTCTCAACCCTGGGGGATGCCACCTTCTTTTTCAAAGACAA GTATCTTTGGATCAAGCACAACCAGCAATATGATATAAAAGCAGGTCCTATCAACAATTTCATGCCAAAGATTGAATCCAAAATTGATGCTGCTTTCTGGGTCCCTCGGCGATCCACTGCTTACCTGATTCATG AAACCATGTACTGGACAGTGAAGGGTTCCATTGTGAAAGGCAAACCTAAACCCATCAGCAACTTTGGCTTCCCACCATGGGTTCAGGAAGTAGACGCAGCGGTACACATCGTCAAAACAGGACGCActctgttcttcattcacaacaTTTACTACAG TTATAATGAAAACCGAAGAGTTATGGATGCTGGATACCCACAGTACATCAGTGATGACTTCCCAGGGCTCAATACTACTATTGATGCAGCTGTCTACAAAGATG GCTTCATCTACTTCTTCGTTGGACCACAAGTGTATACATACGATTATACCCAGAAGCAAGTTGTTGGAACTGAGAAAGCAAATACCTGGCTCGGATGCTGA